The Lycium ferocissimum isolate CSIRO_LF1 chromosome 1, AGI_CSIRO_Lferr_CH_V1, whole genome shotgun sequence genome includes a region encoding these proteins:
- the LOC132067769 gene encoding amino acid transporter AVT1H → MCDKICKSNGKPLSLDSTCLPHHNQVTSENSSHGENNVEKENNIVLNKSLENSMDLESLVYVENQHVKSNSSFLHAVINMIGMLIGLGQLSTPYALENGGSISSILLIGLGVICAYTSHLLGKCLQKNPKSKDYKDIGHQAFGIKGRIIVTSFIYLGIFMALISYTISLHDNLSIVFINTNFKLQGILIHLSTSQILTAIAVLVAIPSLWLRNLSSISFLSSVGIFMSLLIFVTVACTAIFGGVKANHEIPILHIQNIPSISGLYVFGYAGHIVFPNIYTAMRDPSKFTKVSIVSFSLVTALYVSLAFMGAKLFGPQVSSQITLSMPHDQIITKIALWATVLTPMTKYALEFAPFAMELEEILPHLMNSKAKMMIRGIVGSILLLIILILALCVPYFEHVLSLTGSLVSVGICVIFPCAFYTKIFWKEISRRGLVLNVVLVIIGLFLGVSGTISSSKLLARSLKRAHDST, encoded by the exons ATGTGTGACAAGATTTGCAAGTCTAATGGTAAACCATTGTCCCTTGATTCAACTTGTTTGCCTCATCATAATCAAGTAACAAGTGAAAATAGCTCACATGGAGAAAACAATGTTGAGAAAGAAAACAATATTGTTTTGAACAAATCCTTAGAAAACTCTATGGATTTGGAGAGTTTGGTTTATGTTGAGAATCAACATGTGAAATCGAACAGCTCTTTTCTTCATGCTGTCATTAATATGATTGGGATGCTTATAG GTCTTGGACAACTATCAACTCCATATGCTTTAGAAAATGGAGGGTCCATCTCTTCTATCCTACTTATAGGACTTGGAGTAATATGTGCTTATACTTCCCATCTTCTTGGAAAATGTCTACAAAAAAATCCCAAATCAAAAGACTACAAAGATATTGGCCACCAAGCATTTGGAATAAAAGGAAGAATCATAGTCACATCTTTTATATACTTAGGAATTTTCATGGCCCTTATTTCTTACACAATTTCCCTTCATGACAACTTGTCCATTGTGTTTATAAACACAAATTTCAAGTTACAAGGGATTTTAATTCACTTATCTACTTCACAAATATTAACAGCAATTGCTGTTCTTGTAGCTATTCCAAGCCTTTGGTTAAGAAATTTATcttctatttcttttctttcaagtgTGGGAATTTTTATGTCACTTTTAATATTTGTGACTGTGGCATGTACTGCTATTTTTGGGGGTGTTAAAGCTAATCATGAAATACCAATTCTTCATATCCAAAATATTCCTTCAATATCTGGCCTTTATGTTTTCGGCTATGCTGGTCATATTGTTTTTCCTAATATCTACACAGCTATGAGAGACCCCTCAAAATTCACCAAG GTATCAATAGTGAGCTTCTCACTTGTGACAGCACTATATGTATCCTTAGCTTTCATGGGAGCAAAACTCTTTGGTCCACAAGTGAGTTCACAAATAACTCTAAGTATGCCCCATGACCAAATCATCACAAAAATTGCATTATGGGCAACAGTACTCACACCAATGACAAAATATGCATTGGAATTTGCACCATTTGCTATGGAGCTTGAAGAAATATTGCCACATTTAATGAATTCTAAAGCTAAGATGATGATAAGAGGAATCGTGGGATCAATTTTGCTATTGATAATCTTGATTTTGGCCCTTTGTGTGCCTTATTTTGAGCATGTTCTTAGTCTCACTGGCTCATTAGTTAGTGTGGGTATATGTGTGATTTTCCCTTGTGCTTTTTACACTAAGATTTTTTGGAAGGAAATTTCGAGGAGGGGCTTGGTTCTTAATGTTGTTCTCGTCATCATCGGCTTGTTCTTGGGAGTTTCTGGAACTATTTCTTCTTCTAAGTTACTGGCGAGAAGTCTGAAGAGAGCTCATGACTCAACCTAG